A single Pseudodesulfovibrio aespoeensis Aspo-2 DNA region contains:
- a CDS encoding RNA methyltransferase, giving the protein MLDDLAVILFRPKYPENIGSAARACLNMGVSRLIIVAPYNLDMDKARPLATAHARHILDSARVVETLAEAVEGFTSVYGTTARTGGWRKGIMSPTTLAGVVDERLRSGGRVAILFGPEDTGLTNDETSVCSGLMTIPTSREGTSLNLAQAVVVVLYECFKRALDAPFTPNGPPTERATTVQEQEALFENLRESLLAIDFLKGDNPDYWMLPVRRFFAKINLRRNEFNLLMGVCRQIQWFVTKYGPDRK; this is encoded by the coding sequence ATGCTCGACGATCTGGCCGTGATCCTGTTCCGGCCCAAATATCCGGAAAACATCGGCTCCGCGGCCCGCGCCTGTCTGAACATGGGCGTGTCGCGGCTCATCATCGTGGCCCCTTACAACCTCGACATGGACAAGGCGCGCCCACTGGCCACGGCCCACGCCCGGCACATCCTCGACAGCGCGCGCGTGGTGGAGACCCTGGCCGAGGCCGTGGAAGGGTTCACCTCGGTCTACGGCACCACGGCCCGCACCGGCGGCTGGCGCAAGGGCATCATGAGCCCGACCACCCTGGCCGGGGTGGTGGACGAACGGCTGCGCTCGGGTGGGCGGGTGGCCATCCTCTTCGGCCCCGAGGACACGGGACTGACCAATGACGAAACCTCGGTCTGCTCCGGGCTGATGACCATTCCCACCAGCCGCGAGGGCACCTCCCTCAACCTGGCCCAGGCCGTGGTGGTGGTCCTCTACGAATGCTTCAAGCGCGCCCTGGACGCGCCCTTCACCCCAAACGGCCCGCCCACGGAGCGCGCCACCACGGTGCAGGAGCAGGAAGCCCTGTTCGAAAACCTGCGCGAGAGCCTGCTGGCCATCGACTTTCTCAAGGGCGACAACCCGGACTACTGGATGCTCCCGGTGCGCCGCTTCTTTGCCAAGATCAACCTGCGGCGCAACGAGTTCAACCTGCTCATGGGCGTGTGCCGCCAGATCCAGTGGTTTGTGACCAAATACGGCCCTGACCGGAAATAG
- a CDS encoding TRAP transporter permease, producing MYDKLSRIEQYLFDFLSVALVLFYSWSAVFEPAATQYHRGIYVIITYVLVFLIYKSKHLIFRILDYLLMAASVVSVGYWIMNFEAINYRTGIENDTDKAMAMIGVLIGVELARRVVGNIFVLIGVLMLLFGMYGAHMPELVAHAGASFPDLCTSLFYRSDGVFGIMANVLATYIILFVLFGAFLEQCGAQKFFIDFPLAAVGHKIGGPAKVAVIASGLFGSISGSAIANTVSTGTFTIPMMKKAGFKPHVAGAIEPAASIGGMFMPPIMGAGGFIMAEMTGLPYSYIMLVAIFPALMYFFSVFVMVHYEAKKENVVGERYKYSAMEIFRKEWFYILPLVLITVFMLAGYSPGYSAIIGLASCIALSFKGDSKPIDPTILLIMSFMVVCPWLVKLAGMAAGPDVVAAVKPYMSGRILLVYGLVASAIVFVVRRQTLRGMKGEVEGFVVAARMGTINSLKIGATVGVIGIIIGVLTYSGLVLTFADIVIDLADGNLIMTIFLIALASLILGMGVPVTAAYLITAVVAVPALTHLGVNELAAHMIVYWLSQDSNITPPVCIAAFAGATIAGANMWRTAFTSFKFAKFLYLAPFLFAYVPAFSLDASRLEISLWFPAIALAVFAYAWFLSGIWYGPLKRRLLPSAV from the coding sequence ATGTACGACAAATTATCCCGGATAGAGCAATATCTCTTTGATTTCCTGTCTGTGGCACTGGTCCTGTTCTATTCATGGTCTGCCGTGTTCGAACCGGCGGCCACCCAGTACCATCGCGGCATCTACGTCATCATCACCTATGTTCTCGTCTTTCTGATCTACAAGTCGAAACACCTGATTTTCCGCATCCTCGATTATCTGCTCATGGCCGCCTCGGTGGTCTCGGTGGGCTACTGGATCATGAACTTCGAGGCCATCAACTACCGCACCGGCATTGAAAACGACACGGACAAGGCCATGGCCATGATCGGCGTGCTCATCGGCGTGGAGCTGGCCCGCCGGGTGGTGGGCAACATCTTTGTGCTCATCGGCGTGCTGATGCTGCTTTTCGGCATGTACGGGGCGCACATGCCGGAGCTGGTGGCCCATGCCGGGGCAAGCTTCCCGGACCTGTGCACCTCGCTCTTCTACCGCAGCGACGGCGTGTTCGGCATCATGGCCAACGTGCTCGCCACTTACATCATCCTGTTCGTACTCTTCGGGGCCTTCCTTGAGCAGTGCGGGGCGCAGAAGTTCTTCATCGATTTCCCCCTGGCCGCGGTGGGCCACAAGATCGGTGGCCCGGCCAAGGTCGCGGTCATTGCCTCGGGCCTGTTCGGTTCCATCTCCGGCTCGGCCATCGCCAACACCGTGTCCACCGGCACCTTCACCATCCCGATGATGAAAAAGGCCGGGTTCAAGCCCCATGTGGCGGGCGCCATTGAGCCCGCCGCCTCCATCGGCGGCATGTTCATGCCTCCGATCATGGGCGCGGGCGGGTTCATCATGGCCGAGATGACCGGCCTGCCCTATTCGTACATCATGCTGGTGGCCATCTTTCCGGCCCTGATGTATTTCTTCTCGGTCTTCGTCATGGTGCACTACGAGGCCAAGAAGGAGAACGTGGTGGGCGAGCGCTACAAGTACAGCGCCATGGAGATATTCAGAAAGGAATGGTTCTACATCCTGCCTCTGGTCCTGATCACGGTCTTCATGCTGGCCGGCTATTCGCCGGGCTACTCGGCCATCATCGGCCTGGCCTCCTGCATCGCCCTCTCCTTCAAGGGCGACAGCAAGCCCATCGACCCCACCATCCTGCTGATCATGAGCTTCATGGTCGTCTGCCCCTGGCTGGTCAAGCTGGCCGGGATGGCGGCGGGGCCGGACGTCGTGGCCGCGGTCAAGCCCTACATGTCAGGCCGGATTCTGCTCGTGTACGGTCTGGTCGCCTCGGCCATCGTCTTTGTCGTGCGCAGGCAGACCCTGCGCGGCATGAAGGGCGAGGTGGAGGGCTTTGTGGTGGCCGCGCGCATGGGCACCATCAACTCTCTCAAGATCGGCGCCACGGTGGGCGTCATCGGTATCATCATCGGCGTGCTGACCTACTCCGGGCTGGTCCTCACCTTTGCCGACATCGTCATCGATCTGGCCGACGGCAACCTGATCATGACCATCTTCCTGATTGCCCTGGCCTCGCTCATCCTGGGCATGGGCGTGCCGGTCACGGCGGCCTACCTGATCACCGCAGTGGTGGCCGTGCCCGCCCTGACCCATCTCGGCGTCAACGAGCTGGCCGCCCACATGATCGTCTACTGGCTGTCGCAGGATTCCAACATCACCCCGCCGGTGTGCATCGCCGCCTTTGCGGGCGCCACCATTGCCGGGGCCAACATGTGGCGCACGGCATTCACCTCGTTCAAGTTCGCCAAGTTCCTGTATCTGGCTCCGTTCCTGTTCGCCTACGTCCCGGCCTTCTCCCTGGACGCCTCGCGGCTGGAGATATCCCTCTGGTTCCCGGCGATAGCCTTGGCGGTCTTTGCCTATGCCTGGTTCCTGAGCGGCATCTGGTACGGGCCTCTCAAGCGGCGGCTGCTGCCCTCGGCGGTCTGA
- a CDS encoding TAXI family TRAP transporter solute-binding subunit, which translates to MKRILPIALALFVVLGMSYSAEAKKRYVFGGGPAGGTFQVVANAVQVYDPIKDNPDFSIKAQSSGGSTENLRTVNAGRVQFGTVYAGEVYLGRNGMMTGDPNKYDNIRVMGYLFGAPAQLVVRKGAGINTTKDLVGKKVGVGNAGSGAFANCERFFTHLGVWDKIERNAMGYDDAAQAFGNEQLDAFWLLTNAPAGAVMMAAQTNDIDLINVAADAEASGYFEKYPYFGKVTIPAGTYRGVDHDTPSFSDSALLVTNASVDADHVYELMKAIWSDAGLKHMVEQKKSFDVMSVKDGLLGVNPAATPLHPGAERFWKEMGVLK; encoded by the coding sequence ATGAAACGGATTCTGCCCATTGCCCTGGCCCTGTTCGTGGTGCTCGGCATGTCGTATTCGGCTGAGGCGAAGAAACGCTACGTATTCGGCGGTGGCCCGGCTGGCGGTACGTTCCAGGTGGTGGCCAACGCCGTCCAGGTCTACGACCCCATCAAGGACAACCCGGACTTCTCCATCAAGGCGCAGTCCTCCGGCGGCTCCACCGAAAACCTGCGCACCGTCAACGCGGGGCGGGTCCAGTTCGGCACCGTGTATGCGGGCGAGGTCTACCTGGGCCGCAACGGCATGATGACCGGCGACCCCAACAAATATGACAACATCAGGGTCATGGGCTATCTCTTCGGTGCCCCGGCCCAGCTTGTGGTCCGCAAGGGTGCGGGCATCAACACCACCAAGGATCTGGTGGGCAAAAAGGTGGGCGTGGGCAACGCGGGCTCCGGCGCGTTCGCCAACTGTGAACGTTTCTTCACCCACTTGGGCGTCTGGGACAAGATCGAGCGCAACGCCATGGGCTACGACGATGCGGCCCAGGCCTTTGGCAACGAGCAGCTCGACGCCTTCTGGCTGCTGACCAACGCCCCGGCTGGCGCGGTCATGATGGCCGCCCAGACCAACGACATCGACCTGATCAACGTGGCCGCCGACGCCGAGGCGTCCGGTTACTTTGAAAAATATCCCTACTTCGGCAAGGTGACCATTCCCGCCGGAACCTACCGCGGCGTGGACCATGACACCCCGTCCTTCTCCGACTCCGCCCTGCTGGTCACCAACGCCAGTGTCGATGCGGACCATGTCTACGAACTGATGAAGGCCATCTGGTCCGACGCCGGGCTCAAGCACATGGTCGAGCAGAAGAAAAGCTTTGATGTCATGAGCGTCAAGGACGGCCTGCTGGGTGTGAACCCCGCCGCCACCCCCCTGCACCCCGGTGCCGAAAGGTTCTGGAAGGAGATGGGCGTCCTCAAGTAG